The bacterium nucleotide sequence GTCTGGTCCGAGCGACGGAAAACATCGACGATATCGATTTGTCCCGGCACTTCGCCGAGGCTGGCGTACGACTTCAGTCCGAGGACTTCGGCTTCGGTCGGATTTACTGGAATGACTTCATACCCACGGGCAATGAGTCGCTTGGATACGCCATGCGATGCCCGTTCCGGTTTGGAGGACATTCCAACGACTGCAATCCTCTTGGAATTCTTGAGGATTTCGTCGATTTCCGAATTGGTCGGATTCTGAAACTCGCTCATGCCAGAAACTTCTCGACCTTCTCTTGAAGCATCTTCTTGGGCAACGCGCCGACTACCTGATCCTGTACCTTGCCGCCCTTGAAGAAGAGCAACGTGGGGATCGACATTACGCTGAACTGCGAGGCGGTCCGGCTGTTGGAATCGACGTCTACTTTGACGACCTTAACACGGCCCTTGTATTCCTCGGCGATTTGGTCGAGGATCGGGGCGATCATACGGCAGGGTCCGCACCATTCGGCCCAGAAATCTACAATCACGGGAACACTGCTATTGACAACTTCGGCTTCAAAGGTCGCATCTGATACTGCGGTTGCGTTCGACATGAGAACTCCTTCCTAAATACTAAACAATATCCAAAGACTAAAACTATGCATTGTTACAAATGTTCCAGCAGGGCGGTTCGCGCCAAATTCATCGGCACAGAGCCTAATCCCAACAGACGGTCGTGAAATTCGCAGAGTGAAAATCGATCTCCCCACAGCTTTTCGCAATCGCTTCTCAAACTTAAAATCTGCCTTTTTCCGACGAGATAACTCAGCGGCTGGGTCGGCGATTGCGAATAGCGTTTCACTTCCGCTATTGCACTCAGTTTATCCAATTGTGCCGTTTCTACAAGAAGATTAACCGCTTCGGTGAAACTCATCAATCCCGTGTGCAGTTTAACATCGATAACCACGCGACAGGCGCGCCACAATTCAAGATACAACTGCATAAGGCGGTAGCGCACGTCCTTGAAGTAGCCCTGTTCCCACATCATTTCTTCGCAATAGAGCGCCCAGCCTTCGAGAAAGACGTTGGAATCAAATAGTTTACGGACGCGGGACGAAAGGCTGGCTGCCAATGTCATTTGAACGTGATGACCGGGGAATCCCTCATGAAGCGAGATCAGGTGCGCCTGATAGGGATTATGGTTGCGCTGAAGCAATGCTCGATCTTCCGGCGTGATGTCTACTGGAATCGGAGTTACCCAGTATTGACCTCTCTGGCTATTATCAAGAGGCGCAGGCGGCGAGTAGGCCGCATACGGAAAGGTGTGGCGGACGAATTCCGGTGTCGGGATGACTTCCAGAGCAATGTCATCCGGTAGTGTTATGAGCTTGTTATGCCGGATAAACTGCTCGGAAATTTTCACGTAATCGCGATAGACTTCGAGAAGATTCTTGACAGGTGGTAAAGTCGATTTGATTTCTTCAAGGAGTTCCGGGACAGTCTTTTCGGAGTCGATCGTTCTTCGCGACAGCTTCGATCTGCGACTTGACGAGAATGATTTCTGACTCACCAAAAGCAATCAGCTCCTCGGCGGTTGTTTCGATGCCATGAAGATTTTTCAGAAGCGCCGAAAATGTCGGCCAGCCACAAGCGTAAGAGCCACGGGATCGACGCGTTAGTTGCGATTTCAAAAATGTCTGATAGTCGGAGACGGCGGACTTTGCAGCCTCGACAGCGACCTCGAGATTATCGCGTTGCGGGCTCGATTTAGCGATGTCATCGACAAGTGATTGCAGGAACGGCCCTGCCGAAGCGCACAGGTCTTCGGCCATTTCTGCCCATACGGTGGGGATATCTTCCTGTAGACCGAGATTAACTTTGGACTCATCGAGCAAGCGCGTCACGCTTTTGACTCGCCCAATCAGGTTGGCGATTCGTTCTTCAAGCGGAGCGAATTCGCGCATCACCAAAGCCAAACAGCCATAGAGAGCTACTTCCAGAGCAAGCGACGGATCGCGGTCCCAGCGGCGATACACAGTATCGGAGATGACTTCTGCATTGAGATTACCAGTGAGTATCTGCAGATCGAAGCGCTCATCGCGGGAAAGCGCGGTGGGGTCGATGCGATTCAGCTGATCGATAAACACGCCAAGCTGAAGGTTTCTTGCTGCTCGAGATGCGCGGTCGATGCGATCGAGTTGGGCATCATAGTCGTGAATCCCGGCTTGCGTAGCCCGCACCGGCGAACTTTGCAACAGGTAGTCGACTGCGGCATCGGCAATCTTCTGAAAGGTTTGTGATTCAGTCATAGTGGTTGGGGAAAATAGGGAATTGTGAGTCGAGCGCCAAACGCTTAATCGAGACTTTGGAGAAAAGAAAGGGCGGCGGCACAAGCCGTCGCCCTGACAATCAGTGAATGCGCTGGATGCGCTTATTCGGTAAGTGATCGTGTCGGACTATCGTTTGCAACCTGATAGTTCGGCACAGCAGCGAATTGCATCTTGCGCCTGCGAATGAACGAAACGAATGTGCCGACGCAAACCATGATCAAACCGAGCCACACCATGTTGATGAGCGGTTTGGTAGAGACTTCAAGTACGAGCAGATCCACCACATCCATGCCCGGAACTCCGGCAAACTGAAGCGAAACCATGCCGGCATCGGCTTGTATATCACTCAACATCACCGAGCCCTGGCCATTCGGCATATCTGCTTTGAAGAAGCGTTTGCCTTCCTGCGTGAATGCCATGACTGGAGTAATAACCTGAGTTTGCCCGGCGTGCGTAACTTCGATATTAGCGCCAACCTGCATCGTGTTAGGATCGCTGTGGTTGCCCATGTCAAAGCTGGTGAATTTCACATCGAACTCGCCAATGCGTTTGGCTTCGCCGCGAGT carries:
- a CDS encoding CoA-binding protein, yielding MSEFQNPTNSEIDEILKNSKRIAVVGMSSKPERASHGVSKRLIARGYEVIPVNPTEAEVLGLKSYASLGEVPGQIDIVDVFRRSDQTDPIIDEAIAIKAKVLWLQEDVINDSGANRAKQAGLQVIQDRCIAKELMRL
- a CDS encoding DUF885 family protein, which gives rise to MTESQTFQKIADAAVDYLLQSSPVRATQAGIHDYDAQLDRIDRASRAARNLQLGVFIDQLNRIDPTALSRDERFDLQILTGNLNAEVISDTVYRRWDRDPSLALEVALYGCLALVMREFAPLEERIANLIGRVKSVTRLLDESKVNLGLQEDIPTVWAEMAEDLCASAGPFLQSLVDDIAKSSPQRDNLEVAVEAAKSAVSDYQTFLKSQLTRRSRGSYACGWPTFSALLKNLHGIETTAEELIAFGESEIILVKSQIEAVAKNDRLRKDCPGTP
- a CDS encoding DUF885 domain-containing protein, with the translated sequence MSQKSFSSSRRSKLSRRTIDSEKTVPELLEEIKSTLPPVKNLLEVYRDYVKISEQFIRHNKLITLPDDIALEVIPTPEFVRHTFPYAAYSPPAPLDNSQRGQYWVTPIPVDITPEDRALLQRNHNPYQAHLISLHEGFPGHHVQMTLAASLSSRVRKLFDSNVFLEGWALYCEEMMWEQGYFKDVRYRLMQLYLELWRACRVVIDVKLHTGLMSFTEAVNLLVETAQLDKLSAIAEVKRYSQSPTQPLSYLVGKRQILSLRSDCEKLWGDRFSLCEFHDRLLGLGSVPMNLARTALLEHL
- the trxA gene encoding thioredoxin, whose product is MSNATAVSDATFEAEVVNSSVPVIVDFWAEWCGPCRMIAPILDQIAEEYKGRVKVVKVDVDSNSRTASQFSVMSIPTLLFFKGGKVQDQVVGALPKKMLQEKVEKFLA